CTTCTTAGAGAGTCCCTGAGTAAAGATAATATCTAAATCCACAGTTAACATCTCTTAGGTCACAGATTCATTTGAAactctttttcaaaaaatgtacTTATATACCTACACACACAGCTTTGCACTTGGTTTTGTTGGCTTTACAGCCTCCTAAATGTTTATCAACTCGAGTTACAGCAGCTGGTTTAAATGACTATTCTCATGCTATCATAGTTGATATCAGTGAGAAATAAACGTCTTGGAAAACATTCATCCAATAGAGCACAAATTAGCACACTAGAAACAATATTATCTTTATTCTGGTTAACTCTGAGGGACTGGATTTTCTTCAAAGGGCTTATTATCTTTTTGCTTTGTCGTCAGCAGGATCTAAATCTGATCCTTCACTGGGAAAGGATGTGGACTCTTAAATCCTACAACTGTGAGCACTGCGGGAGTGACTTTATCAGCGGCAGGGCTCTGAAGTATCACTTTCAACAGAAGCATCTTGGAAAAGTTCACCGTGAAAAATGTGACCAAGAAGTCCTGAAGGGGAAGCAGCGAGGTCACAGTGAGGTACAGCGAGCGaaagtggggggcggggagccAGAATCTCCTCCTTTTCCTAAAATACTTGTGCTTTGTGTTTGTtggttctgtttttttcattctctcatgAAGATTTATTAAcagaaaactgaaaggaaaaactcGTGGCCACAGGCCACAGGTCAGATGCAGTGGTTAAAGCTGCGTGTCTCAGCCTTCTTGGCTCTAAATGACCCATCCTGCAGAGCTGCTGTGAAGGGCACTGGGCAGAATTCCCTGGACCCAGGCGTTATACCCAGGGCAGGCGCTATCGTAATTATTATTCCAAAGTGCTTGTGTGGGGATGGAGTCCTTGCAACCCtagaatttttcacttttaatgtgCCCTTAGAGGTAGACTAATTGACTTCCCTtgcctcctttcccctcccccattttacaaatgaaggatCAAAGACCCAATTAGGTTGAGTGATTAGCCCAAGGCCTGCAAAAGTAAACATCAAAAGAAGAACTGGGCTCTCATTcttctgattttataaaatataaactagtgcttttttaaaaatacttttttcagcAGTATGGTTCTCATGGTTCATTGCTTTATTAATCTGCAGCAGTTTTCCAtctgtgtcaaaaaaaaaaaaacaccaaaaacccAAACTAATGGACTTTGCTATGTTTTGAGAACATAGAATGAGAATTCTCTGTGCCCATGAATGGGAGCATTTAGTGAGAAGCCAAATGAAAACCAGCAGATCTCTGAAATAGCTCTTATAATTCCTGGATTAAGTATTTACTTTTTCTCAGTCTACACGTGACAGGTCAACCATGGAGACACACAAGCTACACTGGGAAAATCtagaagaaaggaatggaaaatatATGGATACAAACATATCAAAAACATGTAGGATGTGTTCTAGACGCTTTGGGACAGTCCTTAGTCGGGAGAACCATGAAATACAAGACCATCACTTTACAGCCCGCAAAAGAGGTAATGGAGATGCCCGGTGCCTTCCCTGTATGGATGTTCACGCCGCATAGAAGCTGTCTTGTGGCTTCCCTACGTCAGAGCGTTACAGGTTGTTTCCAAGAATGGCAAATAGAGAGTGCAGAGGGTGGAGCTAGTATATACTTGAGATTGTATACTCTTGGGGcatgcatgtgtactaagtcacttcagtcgtgtctgactctgtgaccctaaggactgtagcccgccaggctcctctgtccataggattcttcaggcaagcatactggagtgggttgccgttccctcctctaggggatcttcctgatgcagggatcgaacctatgtctcttaggtctcctgcattagcaggcgggctCCTTacgactagtgccacctgggaagcccatactcttgggggtggggggtaattCTGTAGAGGCACCTTGGAGGAGGAAGCTGGGAAACTGAGGCGTtgtgcaaagagacaactcaGAAGCAGCAACAATGGGATAGAATGTCGGGATCCAAGTGGGAGTCAGATTATGGTCTGTCCGTCAGAAATTACCACAAAACTAACGTAATACACCTTCTGCCCTCATATTTATGGTTCTGTCCCCTAAAGTAACTGGTGGTTGCTGCTCTATGAAAGTCTTTTAAGATAAAACTTTTTTCGGGAAACAATAATTGGCTCCGAATATAAAAGAGTCACTGAAAAGTGATCAGTTTTTGGTGAAATGTCCATAAAAGGAATGGTAACTGTGTTTCAAGCAAAGGAATCAAAatgtacaaaaacaaaaaaaccccaatctGTTAATTTGGCATAATTGATGAAATTTAAAGAAGGGGCTGTGTATCCTCTGAGTGttaatgtaaaatttattattgtttagtACTATGTTCTGATTTATAgtgtgatttcttctgtgatctgtGACTCTTTTGAagtatgtgtttttaaaactttcttaaaGTATGGGATATATTAGCTATTTTGTTACTGATTTCTCATTTAATTGCACATTGGTCAGAGAATGTAATCTGTGTGATATCAGTTCTCTGCTAAGTGTTGAGTTTTATCTATAGCTGAGTATATATTCAATTTCTGTGAAACTTCCATATGTGCTTGAAAGGGAAGGATCAGTTGAAAGTTCATTTCCAGAAAGGATTAGTGAGTTCTTCTTCAAGGCATTTGCCAGAGGCCTCTTTATAATTAATTCTCCATGATAATATGAATTTGTTATATAAACCTAAATGAAAGCCAGTTTATTATTGCAAATTCTCAGggatttttttggtgtgtgtatgATCTATCCTGATGTCTTaagcagtagagaatccacctgccaatgcaggagacacaggagatgcaggttcaaaccctcaattgggaagatcccctggaggagaaaatggcaacctactccagtattcttgcctggaaaattccatggacagaggagcctggcggactaaagtccatggggtcatgaagagtcaaacatgactgagcacgcacacactatGATGTATCGAGTGCAAATTTATGAAATTTTCTGAACTGTTGAAAGGCATCAGGTATATGCCATCTCAAAATGTGCCAACTcagcatattgattattttgaacttcccagcgtcagggtcttttccaatgagctggctcttataaggtgaccaaagtattggagtttcagaataCTCAAGTCTGATTCTtggtagttttcatttcttttctggaaaggactctgtgaacattaaaaaaaaaataagatcaataAAATCTGTATGCTTTTCCTCTGGTTAATCAGTCTATTGTCAGTTTTGCTCACATGCCCCATTTACTGAACTTAAGAGTTCAATTATTCAGTTCCTTCCTGTGAAGTGTGTGGCCAGTCTCGTCAGCATTTCTGtcttaaaacacaaacacacacatccacTAGCATACACGCCTCTAatgtcctcattttaaaaaatgtactctcTCTTGATTTCTAGCTgttgactcagtttcttcattttgaaaacaCTGTGCGTGTCTAAGGCAAACATTCCGCAGGTAGAATTTGGCCTGTGGGCTGGCAGTTTAAGACCTTTAGAATAGATGGCTTAACTTAGAGTGCTTTATCCTGGGATCATTTTATTGAAACTTGATAACATACATGTTTTTCATTTAGAAACTTAAAGTGATTtatgaatcagggcaaagaccTTTTCCTGACATAAGAATGGATATCTCAATTTATTCTCAGAGAAATTCAGCCATTTCTCTGTTGGGACTTAGGGTTAACATGCCAGCTAATTCCAGAGGGAGTGAACTCTGCTGGTTCCCCTCACGCCCTACCAGCAGAGACGGTAGGTCTCCCTGTGACAGAACAAGGCAGTCCTGGTAATTAACTAGACGTAACTTGCGTACAAAATTAGATGCTTGTGtcagacacacacatatctatttcTGTGCAGCAAATGTCAAATATTGATCTTTTCTCTATGAAGCCCAAATGTCCACAGGATTTTCACCTCATAATATGTTGGAGTGTAAAGGTCCCCAAGAGCTACAGAGATTTGCAGACCGAAAAATCTGCCCTGCCTCTGGTTCTCAAAGAGCTGCTTGTGCAGCTGAGATCGGTACCCTGCTCCAGCTGATCCAGACTTCCTTTCCGGTGCCGGCCTCCCGAGTGATCCAGGTAATCTGAGCCCCCAGCCCTCAGGCTGGACCTCGCAGCCCTAAggaagccattcctttctcctggagGTGACGGACATCAATCGGGCAGGGCCATGTGTTCAGAGGCCAGCTTCGCCTTCTGTAGTGGCTGTAAGAGGCCTGCTAGGAGCCCTTTGAAATGCCAGGGCAAGCTGCCGGCTGGTGGGGCAGGCACTCAACCATGTGACAGCTGGAACCCATTAAAGTTGGCAGTTTTTGCCCAAGGGGTGAAAGTGCCTTTACATTGGCAGGGCCAAAGACTTGGCTCTCACTAGACCGATGCTTTTAAATGCTTAAGGGAATTTCAGGCAAAGGAGGTACGCCTGTCCCCCAGAGCACTGTTTCATGCCTGAGCAACCTGCCTATGGAAGTAATTAGGTGCTGTCTTGATGGACTTCCTCTCAGCCTAAAGACAGTTCACTGTGTCCGGGAACAGTTGTCCACAGAGCGCAGGGTCATTCTGTGAAAACTGCCTTAAAGGAAAATACCCTGAACACAATGAAGGGGTCCTAACAACAATGATGGCGTGATTTCCCttctatcattattatttataatgttaGTATCACTACTACATAGTATCTAATCAgtgtttagagggaaaaaaaaatatgggacATAGTtctgagggctttttttttttttttttttttttaccatttttccatttcttcattttaaagtgCACACGATTGTTATAAAAGTATCTTTAAGCCttgtctatttaaaataaaaatgttaacttttaatGTAACAATAGCAAAGATGATTTAAGAGTATGATTAAATGCTACCTAATAAGCAGTGGAAAAAGCCTGAATATGAAAGAGCATATTTTCTTCCACAGAAATAAAGCATGATCACAGGAGCTAGAAATGGGGAGTCAGAGTTCTATTCCCGTCCCACAAGGTGAAAACAAGGGCTGGTGATCAACTAAGTTGTGAAATTGCTGTGCCCTATATTCCATtcttaccccactccagtactctagcctggaaaatcccatggatggaggagcctgttgggctgcagtccatggtgtcgccaagagtcggacacgactgagcgacttcacattcacttgtcactttcatgcactggagaaggaaatggcaacccactccagtgttcttgcctggagaatcccagggacggcagagcctgatgggctgacgtctatggggtcgcacagagtcggacacgactgaagcaacttagcggcatATACCATTCTTGGAGGTTGACTGTACATGTTAGCACATTACAAACTCTCTCTGGTTAAGGAAGCActaaaaactacatttcccacaTTCACTTGCTACTGTGACAAAATGGGTTTCCTCAATTAGTTGCACTACCACAAGACTGAGTCCAGAACCGAGTGAAGTCAGAGCAAAGGCCGGAGGGCACAGGGTGCCTATTTCACCTGGTCCAGATGTAGCGGGTGCGGGATGACTTTGAAGCCGAGGGTTCTGGCAATGACTTCCTGTCTCTGGATTTTTAGCAGGGCAGGCATTTCTGGGATTGCACAGGCAGCTTCTCGATCCTTAGGTGTCAGCTAAGGCATATAATCCTAGAGTCAGCAGTTGCCATCACAGCTCTCAGAACAGgctctatagcacaggaagctcagctcagtgctctgtgatgacccccgtgggtggatggtggtggtgggagggaggtcaaagagggagaggatatatgtgtacatatggctgattcacgtcattgtacagcagaaactaacacaacactgtaaagcaattatattctagaaaaaaaagGTTGGCTAGGTCGGTGCCAAGAATAAAACTGGCACATTGCTGCTTGCTTGAGCAAGCCCCATGGTGCCTGACGGAATGGGCTGTTGGAAGTCCTTAAGAAATTAACATGCAATAAATGGCAGAGGACTGAGAGCTTTACAGTGTTTTCTAAACTTCTTGAGAAATTGTGTTGTCACAGTCTGTTGACAGGTCGCTTTTACCTTGTGGATGTAATGTTCCCCAAATCATACGTAACAGCTTCTTTTACTGCTAAAGAGCGTCCTTTGGGAAATTGCAACCAAAGTTTTCTTTGAGTGCTAAGTAGAGCAAGGCTGTGCTGCTAACTAATTTAAGTTTtgacttttataaaattatatttagttaAGAGATTTGCAATAAGTACTCATTAATTATAATGACAGAATACTTTATTGAACTCATTGGTGATCTATTTGGAAATATAGCAAACAAACGCCCTCCAGAAGCACCAGTCACTCAAGGTTTCAACTGGTAGGAATGGGTTTATTTCAGGACACCTAGGTACCACATGTACTAGTGGGGAATTTAATTCCCGCCTTTGTGGACTCCTCACAATCAAGTGGCTCTCAAGTAGAAACTCTGAGAACTTCTAGCTCTCTTTATTCATAAGGATTTTCAGACTTTTCCTGCAAATTCTGCTTTCTTCCCATAACTGAACCTAAGTTTAGTTGTGAACCATCGTAGATGACTTTCTTCTCCTGTCTTTTTTTACACCCCCCCCAGGTTGAGGGAAGATAAAGTAGCATATATTTAAGCTATTCACAGTGTTAATTGACTGAAACATGCTACAGCCAGGAATCTACACTTCCCTCAAGGTTAGCTGAGCTTTCCCCCACATCGTGCCCGCTGTCTTCACAGGGTGGTTCTTATGTGAAAGGGACCGACACCCAAGGATGCTCGGAGATTGACATCATCCTGCTCAGTGAGGTGTTTGCCGATGTGAACCATTTCAAGAAACAACTGAGAGAAGGGTTGGAGACTCTGAGAGAAAGCTTGACGCGAACTGCATATGGGAACAGGTCTGGGTGAATGCACTTCTGTGAATTCTTCATTTCAAAGGTGAAAAAGACTGCCAGAGGAAACTCAGCACAGGAGACCATTATTGAGTAATGTTACTTGTATAAGTGAACATTAAATTCTTGGGAGAAAACTTGGAGGGATTGCCCcgggggcattttttttttttaaagacttctagCTAAACTTTCAAGGAAATTCATGAATTTGAGATCCTATGATTTAAGGACTAATTATATCTTCTCCAATGCACCTTTATTCAATTTCCCTCTCTTAGCTGAAATCTGACCCTGAGGAATGCAAACAGGAAGGACTGAGAAAGGTGCCTCCAAGTAGGAAGAATCTTTGGAGACACATTTGTCTGATAAACATTCCCTTCAGCAATGTCTTGGGGTCGTTTGCTGAAATGGCTTTGCTGACATTACACGCAAGCTTTCTTTGCCCTCAATGTTGAATTCGCCAGCTAGAcagaacttttgttttttttggtgagttacaaaaagaaaagaagaaagaaaaaaccttGACACgttgctatttatttttctatttcaattttaCATCTTCTGCTATTTTATTCAGTCTAATGAAttgtggatgaaaaaaaaaatacaaaaaactatGTCGTAAAGTGAGTAAAGCATTTTTGGGGGAGAAAAATAGACCAGGCTGTGTGCCACTTCAATCCTAAAATAAGATCCATGTTTTAAAACAACGTCCCAGAactgtttattaatttaaataatagatTCATTACCAAGCCCTTGCTTCAAATTAGTATACAGAACTAGTTTGAATGTGTCTTTTAATGAAAAACACTACCTTTAGGAATACCAAACACCTACTAAATTGTGGTAGTTAGCAAAGACGTCAGATGAATGGCATGATGGTGACTATAATGAAGCACGCTGGGGTTGGAAAGGCAAAAAGGGAAGTGATGGAGTTTCACATACGATTACACTTTGAACAGGGAAAGACCacctttaagaaaagaaaaaaaaaaaaagaaataggagaatgtgtttttcatttttacccaTTGCTTCTTCCAAGTTTTCCCCATTAGATTTGTAAACTATAGGTTACATtatatcattgttattattatttatcaaaaTAGGACAGTTAAAGTACTCTCAAGGCACATTAAAAATAAGAGTTGGGGTATACCCTTTCCCtggtgaccttatttggaatcaGAATCTTTGTCCTTCACTGTAATGTCCTAATTCTATACTCCCTGCCCGCTCAGCGTCAAAGACCCTAATTGATGAGCTCTCCCTaactccttttcctctcctctggaTATCAGGCAGGCACTCTTCTCCTGGACAAAATATGCTTGAAGCTTTTATTTTGTTGGATTTCTAGAATGAATTTTGAAGTAGAACCTATGAAAAAGAACAGCTCTGAAAACCTTCATTTACTTGTTCTAATTGTTCCTAAAAACAAGCAAGCTCATTTTCTAAGTTCTATTCCTTCTATGCTTTCAactcattaaataatttaattgacAAGCCTTTAAAGTTGAACCGAATTCCCAGGTAACCACCATCCTTTCCTTCATGTTTATTAAATGCCTATTCTTTTTCTCAGAGTGATTTTTCAAGGGGCTATAATGGTTTTAGTTCAGCGCAGAATATACCTTATCCCCTATTTTGTTTTGCTGAcgattttggcaaaaaaaaaaaggagcatatTTGCAGGATGAATGAGACTTTAAGGCAGCCTGAGTGGAAAGGATTGTGAAGTCAGGAAAGGAGATAGATTGTCCAGGATGTTGCCTTGTACTAATATCTGTATACAGCAGTTGCTTTTTCTGGCTTTATTCTCTGCTTTTCAGAGCAACCAAGACCACACTGTGACTCACTTGAAGGgcaaattgaattaaaaatggaaaagaagcagATATGTGAGTCTGACAGTTGGTTTTGACTCCCACCCACTGAGAGAGTAAAAACGTTTATTGTTTCAGTTGATACCTGGTTTTTGGTGATATattgtttgttgctgttatttttaaagctattcagttactttattttgaaagatGAGTGTGAGAAAAGCCTTTCTTGTCCTTTGGAACAAGTCCACGTTTTAACCTACCAGTAACAGCAACTGTTCTATGTCAGTCATTTTCTGGGCGCTGCTTATGAATGAAACCTCAGGAGACTTGCCCCGTAAGCCCAAAGTACTAGAAATCGTTTATGCACCAGAGGCACGGGGCTCCTTTCTGCACACACTGGTGTGTTTATTATTGAAAACCACAATGGGGAAACGTATTCTGAGCTTTTAATAAGACACTGCTGTAAAAAATGCATCATGTCTATAACTTGTTAGTTATGTTTGTGATTGGGATTTCTGCCCATTAGCTCTTATTTCTAATTGCTTTGATTTAGAGATCTTAGAAAAACAAGAAGCCCTCTTTATATTATCAGGTCAGATAACTTAAGACCCTTTTCTGATACATGACCCTTTTAAAGCCACAGGACAGGACAGAGTTGTCCTGACAAGACATGGCCAAGATAAAACATGTTGATGGATTAGGCTGAAATCAAGTGGACAGTGGCAAATATATCATCTGAGGACTCATGATCAAGCACTGCCAGGATCCATGTCCCATTTCCACTGATAttaatagcaaaaatattttgagatactCATTGGATATTAAATTGCATGTAAATTAGCCTAGGATAGTACTGACATTCTCATTAATCTTGACCCATTCTAAAAGTGATCTGAACTCCCCAATTGATTCAATCTCTCATTTAAGCCCTCTGGCATTCACAAGAGTAAACTTTATCCACGTAGGACAGAGTCTACCAAACACAGAGTTTTTATATTGAGCATAGCAAAATCTGCCTCTAAATGATGATAGGAGTGTTAGGCTACTGGTTTGTTTCACTCCTTTCACCCTTCCTGACTGAGAGAGAAGGATATAGTCATGATAATAATGATTTAACATATTCCTttggtggtgtgtgtatgtgctcagtcatgtccgactcattgcgacccagtggactgtagcccaccaggctcctctgtccataggatttcaggcaagaatgctggagtgggttgccatttcctcttctaggggatcttcccaacccagggatcaaactcgagtctcctgtgtctcctgcattggcaggtggattctctaccacttgagccaccttcATGTTCTTGACATTTAGAGAAAAGTGCTGAGGggatttaaaatttcagaaatctTGTTCAATTCAAACGAAAGGACATTatatatgcaatttttttttttttttcattttggatgaTGCCTTTTGGCTTGTCTTTCAGGTCACAGTCTCTTCTGCTATAtgtaatttttgttaaatttttctgtaatttcttaagttcaattatttttttcggttctgtaatttccattttttaatatatagaaaatCTATCTCTGgtttaatttttcatctttttgtctCCTTGTGCTATCTGTTCCTCTGTTCACTGAACATATTAATCAGTTAAAATCTCATCCATTTATGCCAATATTTGGATCACCTATGGGGTCTGTTTCTacagtttggttttcttcttaGTTTAACATGTTATAGCCCTGTCTCTTAGAATTCCTAGTGatttgaaatttcatttctaGTGATTTAAAGATTAAAACCAGGGCCCTGTGCATTAAACATCTTAGATGCTTTAGCTGATGGTCTCTTTTTCCAGAGAGGGGTATCCTTTCCTCACCAAATGGATAGAATAAGAGTTGATCACCCAGGTCGCACCCCCAAACCCATTGACTAAAACTATCTGGAGGTGAGCCAAGGCATCAATACTTCTTAAGGACCTCCAGCTGTCTCCAACATGCCGCTGAGTTCCTCAGCATTACAGTCCAGCAGCTTCACCAAGTCCTCTCCTCTAACCTTTGTCTCCACAGTCCCCGAGACTAAATCCCGATGCATGTTGTCTCAGCCTGGACAGACTACCTACACCTCCATTCAGCTTTTCAAGATGACGTTTTGCTTCATTTCATAACCATACCTGTCCCAGGCATCTTCAGAACTCAGCAGATGTTTGGAGGGAAAAGCAGGTCATATCTTGAGTTCAATTCTCCACCCTTCCCTTCTCATCATGCTTGTGATTTCCAAGTCTTTGCATTGCTTCAGCCTCATAAGCTTGATAAAGTTCTACTTGTTTCTTGAACCCCCAAAGCTTCTCCCTGTCCAAAGTCTTTATTTTCAGCTTCTTGTCTATTTCCCAAATCAGTGTATGTCCCCAGGAAACAAGGCAGCTGACTATGAGTCCATCTCTCCACAATCTGCCGCCCCAGTCCTCACTAAATCCTGACCTTTCTAGCAGCAACCCTCCAGTACCTCTAAGACACACatgcatataattttttaaatcgaGTTTTCCAGTTGTTCCCAATGAGCATTGGTTGGCTGTTCACTATTCCCTTATACTCAGAAATAGAAGTCTAGttctcttatttcatttaatcatatTCATAATTAACAGTATCTTATGCCCCAATCCATGTTTAgataataattcatttaaaaattattcatcatctactatgtgtcagatacTAGGGAtagaacagtgaacaaaacaaacagtTCCTGCCTGTGTGCACCTTATACCCCCCtacaagagaaataaataatacaatgcCAAGCGGtcccaaggctatggtttttccagtagtcatgtatggatgtgagagttggactgtgaagaaagctgagtgccgaagaattgatgcttttgaactgtggtgttggagaagactcttgagagtcccttggactgcaaggagatccaaccagtccattctgaaggagatcagtcctgagtgttctttggaaggactgatgctaaagctgaaactccaatactttggccacctcatgcaaagagttgactcattggaaaagactccgatgctgggagggcttaggggcaggaggagaaggggacgacagaggatgagatggctggatggcatcaccgactcgatggacatgagtttgagtgaactccgggagttggggagaaggcaatggcaccccactccagtactcttgcctggaaaatcctatggacggaggagcctggtgggccgcagtccatggggtcgctaagagttggacaagactcagcgacttcactttcacttttcactttcctgcattggagaaagaaatggcaacccactccagtgttcttgcctggagaatcccagggacgggggagcctcgtggtctgccgtctatggggtcacacagagtcagacacaactgaagcgacttagcagcagcagcagctgccgggagtaggtgatggacagggaggcctggcgtgctgcgattcatggggtcgcaaagagtcagacacgactgagcgactgaactgaactgaactgaagaaacataAAACAGGGTAAGGAGATAGGGAATAGGGAAGGAGTTCTTGTTTTAAAGGATGGCCAGGAAAGGCCAAATGGGGCAGCAGGGACCTGAATGAAGCCGGCATCCAGCTGTGCGAATTATTTGAGTTAATTGTAGTCCAGATAGAGGAACAGAAACTGCAAGGTCCAGGGAAGGGAACGCCCCTGGCATGCCCAAGAAGGTGCCAAGGGAGCACCAAGGCTAGAAATAGGTGAAGGATGGTCAAAACtcatctcatttttctcttttctttctctaatcaTTCATACAATGTCATGCTTCTTTTCTAAGGATACTAATGGGAAAGAGAACACCACTGTCTCTAAGATTCAGTTTTTTATGTACTGAAAGTCTTCACAGCCATTCCTTTGAGATCATGGCTTACTATGATATCCTGGGACCTACACCTTCCACAGGTAAGGTTTATTTGTTTGGTTTCCCAAGAAACCTTTAAAATGGCTATtgatttaatatgtatttatgggGGACTGACCACATCCAGATACAGTACTGAGCTAGGCTTCTGGAAGAACTGAATCGCTTATTGGTTTTGGAagtcactttttttcccctgcagtgTATTAACACCAGTCATCCTTATGTTACCAGTTTTAAGAAGTAGGATCAAGTATGAACTAGTTGTCCA
The nucleotide sequence above comes from Bos indicus isolate NIAB-ARS_2022 breed Sahiwal x Tharparkar chromosome 7, NIAB-ARS_B.indTharparkar_mat_pri_1.0, whole genome shotgun sequence. Encoded proteins:
- the LOC109562349 gene encoding 2'-5'-oligoadenylate synthase 1-like is translated as MWTLKSYNCEHCGSDFISGRALKYHFQQKHLGKVHREKCDQEVLKGKQRGHSESTRDRSTMETHKLHWENLEERNGKYMDTNISKTCRMCSRRFGTVLSRENHEIQDHHFTARKRAQMSTGFSPHNMLECKGPQELQRFADRKICPASGSQRAACAAEIGTLLQLIQTSFPVPASRVIQGGSYVKGTDTQGCSEIDIILLSEVFADVNHFKKQLREGLETLRESLTRTAYGNRILMGKRTPLSLRFSFLCTESLHSHSFEIMAYYDILGPTPSTDLKLHLYCKLYPCKDSDEAQLCALALVRYQVDFVKASVVRVKELIRLMIHWLKTSFASPTEENKFRRLPSSYTVELLTIYIWERAEKPLSFSLVQGMRAVLKLLVQYADIDVVWHRHYPRKFPVLVKVTQKRTRPFILDPVNPTVNVCDTCNAWDEVAHVAKLSLRKPLFSGVRAEPPWLFTDAW